The DNA segment AGCCAGCGCTTGGCACGGCCTAAATTCAATAACTGCGCCACCGTTCTTGGTATCAAGGCGACCTACATTACGAAACCAGTGCTGAAAACCTGTGAAATTGTGCCAGTATGTCGAAGTTATAGTGTAAATAAGAATGATAACCCCGAAACACAGGCTACGGAAGTGGATCATGTAGTTTTCGAACAAATCTGCAATGAAACATTAGAATCTCTATGTGATTACTTTGAAGAGCTGGTAGAATCTGCACCACACTTGAAAGGAGCTGATATTACGTTTAGTGTAAGTTCTTTGATATTATAACTACAAAATTAAGCTGTTCGTTCTCACTTCATGATATGTAACCAACCAACAAATATTACAGGATGGTGTTTTAACAGTTGACCTGGGCCCTAGCTACGGAACTTATGTGATAAACAGACAAACTCCCAACAAGCAAGTGTGGCTCAGCTCTCCAACCTCAGGGCCCAAGCGCTATGACCTAGTGTTGAAAAACGGAGGCTACTGGTTGTACAAACACGACGGAATCACACTGCATCAATTGCTACAAACTGAAATATCGGAAATAGTTAAAGGAAACGTGGAATTCTCAAAGTGCTCTCATAGTTTAGTTTGATATTTTTGTTGCCtgttattaatttgtaaatacaaTCTTAGTCTTATCTGTTGAtttgctttttattttgttttaatcatGGAGGTTATTGAAGATGGAAATATTATGGACCGTATCCCTATTTTGTTACAAAGAGATCTTGAATATTACCAGGTATGTACTTTTCTCGTTCTTCAAATTATTggtagaatataattattttaaagttttcataGTTTAACAATTAAATTTTTTCACTTTGCAGAA comes from the Plutella xylostella chromosome 9, ilPluXylo3.1, whole genome shotgun sequence genome and includes:
- the LOC105386790 gene encoding frataxin homolog, mitochondrial, with the translated sequence MLRHMLRTSQRLARPKFNNCATVLGIKATYITKPVLKTCEIVPVCRSYSVNKNDNPETQATEVDHVVFEQICNETLESLCDYFEELVESAPHLKGADITFSDGVLTVDLGPSYGTYVINRQTPNKQVWLSSPTSGPKRYDLVLKNGGYWLYKHDGITLHQLLQTEISEIVKGNVEFSKCSHSLV